The Humulus lupulus chromosome 3, drHumLupu1.1, whole genome shotgun sequence genome window below encodes:
- the LOC133822975 gene encoding uncharacterized protein LOC133822975, with amino-acid sequence MDQSQQQQPRPPPHPPPSQGGVDSSSGLLTLFVSLIFIFAMLVFSSTSTVSNSISLLHQVPEGHVGAYWRGGALLKTISDPGFHFKMPLLTQYEPVQVTIQTDQVRDIPCGTKGGVMITFEKIEVVNRLRKDHVYDTLMNYGVHYDNTWIYDKIHHEINQFCSSHSLQEVYIDVFDQIDEKMKDALQGDCTRYAPGIEIISVRVTKPTIPESIRRNFEQMEEERTKVLIAIERQRVVEKESETKKKLALSEAEKNAGVSKILMEQKLMEKESAKKQDEIENQMYLAREKSLADADYYRVTKEAEANKLKLTPQFLELRFIEAIANNTKIFFGEKLPNMILDQRLLGNYIQGVAGGLSRERDVNVS; translated from the exons ATGGATCAATCTCAACAGCAACAGCCTAGGCCTCCTCCTCATCCACCGCCGTCTCAAGGCGGAGTCGACTCTTCATCTGGGCTTCTCACTCTGTTTGTATCACTCATCTTCATTTTCGCCATG TTGGTGTTTTCGTCAACTTCAACGGTTAGTAATAGTATTTCCCTTCTGCACCAAGTCCCGGAAGGTCATGTTGGGGCATATTGGAGAGGAGGTGCCCTTCTGAAGACGATTTCAGACCCAG GTTTTCATTTTAAGATGCCTTTGCTTACCCAATATGAGCCTGTTCAAGTAACCATTCAGACAGATCAG GTGAGGGATATTCCATGTGGTACTAAAGGCGGTGTCATGATTACTTTTGAGAAGATAGAG GTTGTTAACCGCCTTCGTAAGGACCATGTTTATGACACTCTCATGAACTATGGAGTGCATTACGATAACACATGGATATATGACAAGATTCATCACGAGATCAATCAGTTCTGCAGCTCCCATAGTCTGCAAGAAGTCTACATTGACGTATTTGATCAG ATTGATGAAAAGATGAAAGATGCTCTTCAGGGTGATTGCACACGTTATGCTCCAGGGATCGAAATAATTAGCGTCCGTGTCACAAAACCAACCATCCCAGAAAGTATAAGACGAAACTTTGAACAAATGGAAGAGGAGCGCACTAAG GTTTTGATTGCCATAGAGAGACAAAGGGTGGTTGAGAAAGAGTCAGAGACTAAGAAGAAGTTGGCTCTCAGCGAAGCCGAGAAGAATGCCGGTGTTAGTAAGATTCTCATGGAACAGAAGTTAATGGAAAAGGAAAGTGCTAAGAAGCAGGATGAAATTGAGAACCAGATGTATCTGGCTCGGGAAAAGAGTCTTGCGGATGCCGATTATTACAG AGTAACTAAAGAAGCTGAAGCAAACAAGTTGAAGCTGACCCCTCAATTTCTGGAGCTCAGATTTATCGAAGCCATTGCCAACAATACCAAGATTTTTTTTGGAGAAAAG CTGCCGAATATGATATTGGATCAGCGTTTGCTGGGGAACTATATACAAGGAGTGGCTGGAGGACTATCTAGGGAACGTGACGTAAACGTTTCGTAA